A DNA window from Eretmochelys imbricata isolate rEreImb1 chromosome 3, rEreImb1.hap1, whole genome shotgun sequence contains the following coding sequences:
- the HMGN3 gene encoding high mobility group nucleosome-binding domain-containing protein 3 isoform X3, with protein sequence MPKRKSPEGAEGKDAAKITKQEPTRRSARLSAKPAPPKPEPKPRKTTKKEPGTKANKGAKGKKDEKQEAAKEGTTPSENGENKAEEAQRTESVGDKSE encoded by the exons ATGCCGAAGAGAAAG TCTCCAGAGGGTGCTGAGGGCAAGGATGCAGCAAAAATAACTAAACAAGAG cCCACAAGACGATCGGCAAGATTGTCAGCT AAACCTGCTCCACCAAAACCTGAACCCAAACCAAGGAAAACCACAAAG AAGGAACCTGGAACAAAGGCTAACAAAGGTgctaaagggaagaaggatgaaaAGCAAGAAGCTGCAAAGGAAGGTACTACACCATCTGAAAATGGTGAAAATAAAGCTGAAGAG GCACAGAGAACTGAATCTGTAGGTGACAAGAGCGAATGA
- the LOC144262661 gene encoding uncharacterized protein LOC144262661 produces MGLTPKQSRRQFRALRWKPDMSFTQHAYHIVKHWHAWVSGASVKSPEDLPFLMQMKQFLEGVPEEIERYILDGKPKTVIEAGEIGAKWVEVAEKKKTGRSWSGYQKEQPQTTPYYWGQPKAPANPQETLQTPYRPATLFSSNPPHPSDPSARRCFKCNEPEHVKANCSKNPNRLQFIAPESHQRSSGPDTSQIPLERRETVSVGRKKVAAWRDTGAQVSAIHATLVDPNLINPEIQVTIQPFKSNSFNLPTAKLPVQYKCWSGTWIFAVYDDYPIPMLLGEDMANHVKLTQRVGMVTRSQAKQAVTPSSVPETSIRTRSEVMDLDPRPVSATAVVDPVPETQTEPVPEPAEQPAPDLLPALNPVLATPTPEGPTEPEPAAANNPINQ; encoded by the coding sequence atggggctaacacccaagcAGTCCcgtcggcagttcagagccctaaggtggaaaccagacatgtcatttacccaacatgcctaccacattgtgaaacattggcaTGCCTGggtatcaggagcaagtgttaaatctccagaagatttgcccttcctaatgcaaatgaaGCAGTttttagagggtgttcctgaggaaatagaaagatacatcctagatgggaagcccaaaactgtaatcgaggcgggggagattggagccaaatgggtagaggtggcagaaaagaaaaaaactggtcgcagttggagcggataccagaaggaaCAACCTCAGACTACACCCtactactgggggcagcccaaggccccagctaACCCCCAAgaaaccctccagacaccttatcgtcccgccacgctgttctccagcaacccacctcaccccagtgacccgtcagctagacgatgttttaaatgtaatgagccggagcatgtaaaggccaactgctccaagaaccccaacagattacagttcattgcaccggaatcacaccagaggtcctcaggcccagatacctcccagatacccttggagcggagggaaactgtgagtgtgggcaggaagaaggtcgccgcgtggagggacaccggagcacaagtgtcagctatccacgctaccttagtggaccccaatttaatcaacccagagatccaagtgacaattcaacccttcaagtccaactctttcaatttgcctacagccaagttgcctgtccagtacaagtgctggtcaggaacgtggatttttgcagtctatgatgattatcccatccccatgctgttgggggaagacatggccaatcatgtgaagctaacACAgcgggtgggaatggtcacccgcagccaggctaaacaagccgtcacacctagctctgttccggaaacttctatcaggacccggtcagaggtgatggacctggaccctaGGCCagtgtctgcaacagcagtagtggatccagtcccagagacccagacagagccagtcccggaaccagcagaacaaccagcaccGGACCTactgccagcactgaatccagtacttgcaaccccaacaccagagggccccaccgaacctgaaccggcagcagccaataacccAATAAACCAAtaa
- the HMGN3 gene encoding high mobility group nucleosome-binding domain-containing protein 3 isoform X2 yields the protein MPKRKSPEGAEGKDAAKITKQEPTRRSARLSAKPAPPKPEPKPRKTTKKEPGTKANKGAKGKKDEKQEAAKEGTTPSENGENKAEEIRISRSTVSVSTSRGAPPSTLSVKGQIETVKVKGTEN from the exons ATGCCGAAGAGAAAG TCTCCAGAGGGTGCTGAGGGCAAGGATGCAGCAAAAATAACTAAACAAGAG cCCACAAGACGATCGGCAAGATTGTCAGCT AAACCTGCTCCACCAAAACCTGAACCCAAACCAAGGAAAACCACAAAG AAGGAACCTGGAACAAAGGCTAACAAAGGTgctaaagggaagaaggatgaaaAGCAAGAAGCTGCAAAGGAAGGTACTACACCATCTGAAAATGGTGAAAATAAAGCTGAAGAG ATTCGCATCTCTCGCTCAACTGTTAGTGTTTCAACATCCAGAGGTGCCCCACCCAGCACACTGTCAGTAAAAGGGCAGATTGAAACAGTGAAAGTTAAGG GCACAGAGAACTGA
- the HMGN3 gene encoding high mobility group nucleosome-binding domain-containing protein 3 isoform X1 — MPKRKSPEGAEGKDAAKITKQEPTRRSARLSAKPAPPKPEPKPRKTTKKEPGTKANKGAKGKKDEKQEAAKEGTTPSENGENKAEEIRISRSTVSVSTSRGAPPSTLSVKGQIETVKVKGTVEHSACVQ, encoded by the exons ATGCCGAAGAGAAAG TCTCCAGAGGGTGCTGAGGGCAAGGATGCAGCAAAAATAACTAAACAAGAG cCCACAAGACGATCGGCAAGATTGTCAGCT AAACCTGCTCCACCAAAACCTGAACCCAAACCAAGGAAAACCACAAAG AAGGAACCTGGAACAAAGGCTAACAAAGGTgctaaagggaagaaggatgaaaAGCAAGAAGCTGCAAAGGAAGGTACTACACCATCTGAAAATGGTGAAAATAAAGCTGAAGAG ATTCGCATCTCTCGCTCAACTGTTAGTGTTTCAACATCCAGAGGTGCCCCACCCAGCACACTGTCAGTAAAAGGGCAGATTGAAACAGTGAAAGTTAAGGGTACGGTAGAGCATTCTGCATGTGTGCAGTGA